One Staphylococcus ratti DNA segment encodes these proteins:
- the purE gene encoding 5-(carboxyamino)imidazole ribonucleotide mutase — protein MKIAVIMGSSSDWQIMKEACDMLVYFNIPYDKKVVSAHRTPHMMVDFATHAYDNGFRAIIAGAGGAAHLPGMVASMTTLPVIGVPIESKSLKGLDSLLSIVQMPGGIPVATTAIGKAGAKNAGILAARIIGATDEAIQQQLSAYEQSLIQKVEDMQNDLQ, from the coding sequence TTGAAGATTGCAGTCATTATGGGCAGTTCATCTGACTGGCAGATTATGAAAGAGGCATGCGATATGTTGGTTTACTTTAATATTCCGTACGATAAAAAGGTGGTTTCTGCACATCGTACGCCTCATATGATGGTCGATTTTGCAACGCATGCTTATGACAATGGGTTCCGTGCCATTATTGCGGGAGCAGGTGGAGCAGCTCACTTACCTGGTATGGTCGCGTCTATGACAACATTACCGGTAATTGGTGTGCCGATTGAATCTAAAAGCTTAAAAGGTTTAGATTCTTTGCTTTCGATAGTACAAATGCCTGGAGGGATTCCAGTAGCGACGACAGCGATTGGAAAAGCTGGTGCAAAAAATGCAGGGATTTTAGCAGCGCGAATCATAGGTGCTACAGATGAAGCAATTCAACAACAACTCAGCGCTTATGAACAATCACTCATTCAAAAAGTGGAGGACATGCAAAATGACCTACAATAA
- the folD gene encoding bifunctional methylenetetrahydrofolate dehydrogenase/methenyltetrahydrofolate cyclohydrolase FolD, giving the protein MSAKILDGKEIAKNYRQGLQDEVEILKQKGYTPKLSVILVGNDGASQSYVRSKKKAAEKIGMISEVIHLEEDTSEEDVLKELERLNNDESVSGILVQVPLPEQVNEQKVLDAIDPDKDVDGFHPINIGRLYLDQAKLIPCTPLGVMELLKHADIDLEGKNAVVIGRSHIVGQPVSKLLIQQNATVTTLHSRSQNIHEHLKNADIIVSAVGRPGMVKKEDVKEGAVVIDVGNTPDENGKLKGDVEYEEVSEVAGAITPVPGGVGPMTITMVLNNTLIAEKMRRGLE; this is encoded by the coding sequence ATGAGTGCGAAAATTTTAGATGGTAAAGAAATTGCTAAAAATTACCGTCAAGGTTTGCAAGATGAGGTTGAGATTTTAAAACAAAAAGGCTACACACCAAAATTATCTGTAATCCTAGTAGGTAATGATGGCGCGAGCCAAAGTTATGTACGTTCTAAGAAAAAAGCAGCTGAAAAAATCGGGATGATTTCAGAAGTCATCCATTTAGAAGAAGATACGTCAGAAGAAGATGTTTTAAAAGAATTAGAACGTTTAAACAATGATGAAAGTGTCAGCGGTATTCTTGTGCAAGTACCACTACCTGAACAAGTCAATGAACAAAAAGTATTAGATGCCATCGACCCTGATAAAGATGTTGACGGGTTCCATCCTATCAATATCGGCCGCCTTTATTTAGATCAAGCAAAACTTATTCCATGTACACCTTTAGGCGTTATGGAATTGTTAAAACATGCTGACATCGATTTAGAAGGTAAAAATGCTGTTGTCATTGGTCGTAGCCACATCGTAGGACAACCTGTATCTAAATTACTCATTCAACAAAATGCTACTGTGACAACCCTACATTCACGCAGTCAAAATATTCATGAACACCTTAAAAATGCGGATATTATCGTGAGTGCTGTAGGTCGACCTGGTATGGTGAAAAAAGAAGATGTCAAAGAAGGCGCTGTTGTAATCGACGTAGGTAATACTCCTGATGAAAACGGTAAATTAAAAGGTGACGTTGAATACGAGGAAGTGTCAGAAGTTGCAGGAGCTATCACACCTGTTCCAGGCGGTGTTGGCCCAATGACAATTACAATGGTTTTAAACAATACACTCATTGCTGAAAAGATGCGTCGTGGATTAGAATAG